A part of Oncorhynchus gorbuscha isolate QuinsamMale2020 ecotype Even-year linkage group LG09, OgorEven_v1.0, whole genome shotgun sequence genomic DNA contains:
- the LOC124043597 gene encoding coiled-coil domain-containing protein 106-like isoform X1, with the protein MLKHQLFLPVFVLHSTLISYISISEQNCRTALNPRRMTDRTSTRNATGLYNVVDEYEVSFPFEENQGRSAYLNQSEQILEESASEMPPHYSPFMLITNLRTHLCVSLEKNSWLQKRIEDLEEERNFLRCQLERFVSSMRTPESNHVYPESQHTSLNYTTLKPPPERAPSPPPSPMTTRSGMLRKHVQSQPHTCSSRVPVKQEVRVIEEDKYFEEDGYMEEEEVEEDDDSSDEKMSKKKGSRNGGEPRMKMRRVFRITRGKERQRVKDPDGVLHRYQKILLTYQRLRSMSKAFQVHRVDRNTMASTSPIAELLLVAPEKVAEVGEFESSKEKLLDYARRCYKALDEPMHAKVAAMKKNHLLLPISYRFRN; encoded by the exons ATGCTAAAACATCAGTTGTTTTTACCTGTATTTGTATTGCATTCTACATTGATTAGCTACATTTCAATTTCGGAGCAG AATTGCAGAACAGCACTCAATCCACGAAGGATGACTGATCGGACAAGCACGAGGAATGCAACAG GTCTATATAATGTTGTGGATGAATATGAAGTCTCCTTCCCCTTTGAGGAGAACCAGGGCCGGTCTGCTTATCTGAACCAGAGTGAGCAGATTTTGGAAG AGTCGGCTTCTGAAATGCCTCCGCACTACAGCCCGTTCATGCTGATCACCAACCTGCGCACCCACCTTTGTGTGTCCCTGGAGAAGAATTCGTGGCTGCAGAAGCGCATCGAGGACCTGGAGGAGGAACGCAACTTCCTGCGCTGCCAGCTGGAACGCTTTGTCTCCTCCATGAGGACGCCGGAGAGCAACC ATGTTTATCCCGAATCCCAACACACTAGTCTGAACTACACTACTCTGAAACCTCCACCAGAGAGAGCTCCAAGCCCTCCTCCTTCACCCATGACCACCAGGTCTGGAATGCTACGGAAACACGTCCAGAGCCAACCTCACACATGTAGCAGCAGAGTACCTG tAAAACAGGAGGTGCGTGTGATCGAAGAAGACAAGTACTTTGAGGAAGACGGTTAtatggaggaagaggaagtggaAGAGGATGACGATTCATCAGACGAGAAGATGTCCAAGAAAAAGGGATCCAGGAATGGTGGGGAGCCGAGAATGAAAATGAGACGTGTTTTCCGGATTACTCGGGGCAAGGAAAGACAAAGAG tgaAAGATCCTGACGGTGTGCTCCACCGGTACCAGAAGATCCTCCTCACCTACCAGCGCCTGAGGAGCATGTCCAAGGCCTTCCAGGTCCACCGGGTGGACCGCAACACTATGGCCTCCACATCCCCCATCGCCGAGCTGCTGCTGGTAGCCCCAGAGAAGGTGGCCGAGGTGGGCGAGTTTGAGTCTTCCAAGGAGAAGCTCCTGGACTACGCCCGTCGCTGCTACAAGGCCCTGGACGAGCCTATGCACGCCAAAGTGGCAGCCATGAAGAAGAACCACCTGCTTCTGCCCATCTCCTACAGGTTCAGAAACTAA
- the LOC124043597 gene encoding coiled-coil domain-containing protein 106-like isoform X2 gives MTDRTSTRNATGLYNVVDEYEVSFPFEENQGRSAYLNQSEQILEESASEMPPHYSPFMLITNLRTHLCVSLEKNSWLQKRIEDLEEERNFLRCQLERFVSSMRTPESNHVYPESQHTSLNYTTLKPPPERAPSPPPSPMTTRSGMLRKHVQSQPHTCSSRVPVKQEVRVIEEDKYFEEDGYMEEEEVEEDDDSSDEKMSKKKGSRNGGEPRMKMRRVFRITRGKERQRVKDPDGVLHRYQKILLTYQRLRSMSKAFQVHRVDRNTMASTSPIAELLLVAPEKVAEVGEFESSKEKLLDYARRCYKALDEPMHAKVAAMKKNHLLLPISYRFRN, from the exons ATGACTGATCGGACAAGCACGAGGAATGCAACAG GTCTATATAATGTTGTGGATGAATATGAAGTCTCCTTCCCCTTTGAGGAGAACCAGGGCCGGTCTGCTTATCTGAACCAGAGTGAGCAGATTTTGGAAG AGTCGGCTTCTGAAATGCCTCCGCACTACAGCCCGTTCATGCTGATCACCAACCTGCGCACCCACCTTTGTGTGTCCCTGGAGAAGAATTCGTGGCTGCAGAAGCGCATCGAGGACCTGGAGGAGGAACGCAACTTCCTGCGCTGCCAGCTGGAACGCTTTGTCTCCTCCATGAGGACGCCGGAGAGCAACC ATGTTTATCCCGAATCCCAACACACTAGTCTGAACTACACTACTCTGAAACCTCCACCAGAGAGAGCTCCAAGCCCTCCTCCTTCACCCATGACCACCAGGTCTGGAATGCTACGGAAACACGTCCAGAGCCAACCTCACACATGTAGCAGCAGAGTACCTG tAAAACAGGAGGTGCGTGTGATCGAAGAAGACAAGTACTTTGAGGAAGACGGTTAtatggaggaagaggaagtggaAGAGGATGACGATTCATCAGACGAGAAGATGTCCAAGAAAAAGGGATCCAGGAATGGTGGGGAGCCGAGAATGAAAATGAGACGTGTTTTCCGGATTACTCGGGGCAAGGAAAGACAAAGAG tgaAAGATCCTGACGGTGTGCTCCACCGGTACCAGAAGATCCTCCTCACCTACCAGCGCCTGAGGAGCATGTCCAAGGCCTTCCAGGTCCACCGGGTGGACCGCAACACTATGGCCTCCACATCCCCCATCGCCGAGCTGCTGCTGGTAGCCCCAGAGAAGGTGGCCGAGGTGGGCGAGTTTGAGTCTTCCAAGGAGAAGCTCCTGGACTACGCCCGTCGCTGCTACAAGGCCCTGGACGAGCCTATGCACGCCAAAGTGGCAGCCATGAAGAAGAACCACCTGCTTCTGCCCATCTCCTACAGGTTCAGAAACTAA
- the LOC124043597 gene encoding coiled-coil domain-containing protein 106-like isoform X3, producing MLKHQLFLPVFVLHSTLISYISISEQNCRTALNPRRMTDRTSTRNATGLYNVVDEYEVSFPFEENQGRSAYLNQSEQILEESASEMPPHYSPFMLITNLRTHLCVSLEKNSWLQKRIEDLEEERNFLRCQLERFVSSMRTPESNLKQEVRVIEEDKYFEEDGYMEEEEVEEDDDSSDEKMSKKKGSRNGGEPRMKMRRVFRITRGKERQRVKDPDGVLHRYQKILLTYQRLRSMSKAFQVHRVDRNTMASTSPIAELLLVAPEKVAEVGEFESSKEKLLDYARRCYKALDEPMHAKVAAMKKNHLLLPISYRFRN from the exons ATGCTAAAACATCAGTTGTTTTTACCTGTATTTGTATTGCATTCTACATTGATTAGCTACATTTCAATTTCGGAGCAG AATTGCAGAACAGCACTCAATCCACGAAGGATGACTGATCGGACAAGCACGAGGAATGCAACAG GTCTATATAATGTTGTGGATGAATATGAAGTCTCCTTCCCCTTTGAGGAGAACCAGGGCCGGTCTGCTTATCTGAACCAGAGTGAGCAGATTTTGGAAG AGTCGGCTTCTGAAATGCCTCCGCACTACAGCCCGTTCATGCTGATCACCAACCTGCGCACCCACCTTTGTGTGTCCCTGGAGAAGAATTCGTGGCTGCAGAAGCGCATCGAGGACCTGGAGGAGGAACGCAACTTCCTGCGCTGCCAGCTGGAACGCTTTGTCTCCTCCATGAGGACGCCGGAGAGCAACC tAAAACAGGAGGTGCGTGTGATCGAAGAAGACAAGTACTTTGAGGAAGACGGTTAtatggaggaagaggaagtggaAGAGGATGACGATTCATCAGACGAGAAGATGTCCAAGAAAAAGGGATCCAGGAATGGTGGGGAGCCGAGAATGAAAATGAGACGTGTTTTCCGGATTACTCGGGGCAAGGAAAGACAAAGAG tgaAAGATCCTGACGGTGTGCTCCACCGGTACCAGAAGATCCTCCTCACCTACCAGCGCCTGAGGAGCATGTCCAAGGCCTTCCAGGTCCACCGGGTGGACCGCAACACTATGGCCTCCACATCCCCCATCGCCGAGCTGCTGCTGGTAGCCCCAGAGAAGGTGGCCGAGGTGGGCGAGTTTGAGTCTTCCAAGGAGAAGCTCCTGGACTACGCCCGTCGCTGCTACAAGGCCCTGGACGAGCCTATGCACGCCAAAGTGGCAGCCATGAAGAAGAACCACCTGCTTCTGCCCATCTCCTACAGGTTCAGAAACTAA